One genomic window of Halorhabdus sp. CBA1104 includes the following:
- the rplX gene encoding 50S ribosomal protein L24, whose product MSEQPTKQRNQTERAPLHERHKQVRSTLSTDLREEYGQRRVRVNAGDTVEVMRGDFAGEEGEVTDVDLRDATISVEEVTVETADGEETPRRLEASNVRVTDLDLSDDVRRQRLEEDE is encoded by the coding sequence ATGAGTGAACAACCAACCAAACAGCGCAATCAGACCGAGCGCGCTCCGTTGCACGAGCGACACAAGCAGGTCCGTTCGACGCTTTCGACGGACCTCCGTGAGGAGTACGGACAGCGTCGTGTCCGCGTCAACGCGGGCGATACGGTCGAGGTCATGCGCGGCGACTTCGCCGGCGAGGAAGGCGAGGTTACCGATGTCGACCTCCGAGACGCGACGATTAGCGTCGAAGAGGTCACTGTCGAGACTGCCGACGGCGAGGAAACCCCCCGCCGGTTGGAGGCTAGTAACGTTCGCGTGACGGACCTCGACCTGTCTGATGACGTGCGACGGCAGCGACTCGAGGAGGACGAATAA
- a CDS encoding 50S ribosomal protein L5: MSSETEAGFHPMREPSVEKVVVHMGIGRGGQELADAEEILAEIAGQQPVRTTARETVGEFDIREGDPVGTKVTLRDEAAESFLETALELADLEATQFDETGNFSFGIEEHTDFPSQEYDPTIGIYGFDVTVNLTRPGYRVSKRDKASRPIPSNHRLDPADAVAFVESTFDVEVSE, from the coding sequence ATGAGCTCCGAGACCGAGGCCGGGTTCCACCCGATGCGTGAACCGTCGGTCGAGAAGGTCGTCGTCCACATGGGTATCGGCCGCGGTGGCCAGGAACTCGCCGACGCAGAGGAGATTTTGGCTGAGATTGCGGGCCAACAGCCGGTCCGGACGACTGCCAGAGAGACTGTCGGCGAGTTCGACATCCGCGAGGGTGATCCGGTCGGGACGAAAGTCACGCTTCGTGACGAGGCCGCCGAGTCGTTCCTCGAGACAGCCCTCGAATTGGCTGATCTCGAGGCTACACAGTTCGACGAGACTGGCAACTTCAGCTTCGGGATCGAGGAACACACCGATTTCCCGAGCCAGGAGTACGATCCGACGATCGGAATCTACGGATTTGACGTGACGGTCAACCTGACGCGCCCGGGCTACCGGGTCAGCAAACGGGATAAGGCCTCACGCCCGATTCCGTCGAATCATCGACTCGACCCTGCAGACGCCGTCGCATTCGTCGAGTCGACCTTCGACGTGGAGGTGAGCGAATGA
- a CDS encoding 30S ribosomal protein S4e, with product MSNHQKRLSVPERWPVERKTETFTVSADAGPHGEAGVPLLIVLRDVLGYVDSRKEARFALDQDQVLINGEPESDETRPVGMFDILAFREREEFYRIFPGDGGRLALTPIDEESAQSKLGKIVEKRNVPGGDVQLTLHDGETLLVGEDDPYTPNDSIVVANEDEEIVAHFTYEEGALVTAVDGQHAGEIGEIETIQVTASSADNNVIVERTDGSTFETVEEYVVVIDENFTSDDESSDDDSAADEETEDVVDEDAVAADDEDGGDDE from the coding sequence ATGAGTAACCACCAGAAACGACTCTCGGTACCGGAACGCTGGCCCGTCGAGCGCAAGACCGAGACCTTCACCGTGTCGGCCGACGCCGGCCCACACGGCGAGGCGGGCGTACCCCTGTTGATCGTCCTTCGGGACGTTCTGGGGTACGTCGACAGCCGCAAGGAGGCCCGGTTCGCACTCGATCAGGACCAGGTGTTGATCAACGGCGAGCCCGAAAGTGACGAAACGCGTCCGGTGGGAATGTTCGACATTCTCGCCTTCAGGGAACGCGAGGAGTTTTACCGGATCTTCCCCGGCGATGGTGGTCGGCTCGCGCTGACTCCCATCGACGAGGAATCCGCCCAATCCAAACTGGGCAAGATCGTCGAGAAACGCAACGTCCCTGGCGGCGACGTGCAGCTGACCCTACACGACGGTGAGACGCTGCTGGTCGGCGAGGACGACCCTTACACGCCTAACGACTCGATCGTCGTGGCCAACGAAGACGAGGAGATCGTCGCCCACTTCACCTACGAGGAGGGCGCACTCGTCACCGCCGTCGACGGCCAGCACGCCGGCGAGATCGGCGAGATCGAGACGATCCAAGTCACGGCAAGCAGTGCCGACAACAACGTCATCGTCGAACGGACGGACGGCTCGACCTTCGAAACCGTCGAGGAGTACGTCGTCGTCATCGACGAGAACTTCACGAGCGACGACGAGAGCAGCGATGACGATTCGGCAGCCGACGAGGAAACCGAAGACGTCGTTGACGAAGACGCTGTGGCTGCCGACGACGAAGACGGAGGTGACGACGAATGA
- a CDS encoding 30S ribosomal protein S8 encodes MTGNDPLSAALSGVDNAESVGKLTYTVEPASNEIGSVLEVFYDRGYIDGFERVEDGKAGQFEVELKGAINECGSVKPRYTAGADEFEQWEKRFLPARDYGTLIVTTSHGIMSHYEAREAGIGGQVIAYVY; translated from the coding sequence ATGACGGGTAACGATCCACTCAGTGCCGCTCTCTCCGGCGTCGATAACGCCGAGAGCGTTGGCAAACTGACGTACACAGTCGAGCCCGCCTCGAACGAGATCGGCAGTGTCCTCGAAGTGTTCTACGATCGAGGATACATCGACGGCTTCGAGCGCGTCGAGGACGGCAAAGCCGGGCAGTTCGAGGTCGAATTGAAAGGTGCGATCAACGAGTGTGGCTCGGTCAAGCCCCGCTATACCGCGGGCGCCGATGAGTTCGAGCAGTGGGAGAAGCGATTCCTCCCGGCCCGTGACTACGGGACACTCATCGTGACCACGAGCCACGGGATCATGAGCCACTACGAGGCCCGCG
- a CDS encoding 30S ribosomal protein S14 — protein sequence MSESETDADAGEQTGEQAAKRTGQLEACQRCGRKQGLVGKYDMYLCRQCFREIARDMGFKKYS from the coding sequence ATGAGCGAGAGTGAAACTGACGCCGACGCGGGCGAACAAACCGGCGAGCAGGCCGCCAAACGGACCGGCCAGCTCGAAGCCTGCCAGCGGTGCGGTCGCAAGCAGGGTCTGGTCGGCAAATACGATATGTACCTGTGTCGGCAATGTTTCCGGGAGATTGCCCGCGACATGGGATTCAAGAAGTACAGCTAA